From one Anticarsia gemmatalis isolate Benzon Research Colony breed Stoneville strain chromosome 20, ilAntGemm2 primary, whole genome shotgun sequence genomic stretch:
- the LOC142981896 gene encoding trypsin Blo t 3-like, with translation MDKFTVFIVLFMAFYTKDVWCKSLNETDAGDDNKIVGGTDADITTYPYQAYLVLDDGRDQYECGGSIISEFYVLTAAHCLLSVRVQTVYVRIGSTNKNSGGTQYTSTTFYTHPQYNTRTYDYDVAIIQIDEGMDLDGFYARAITLVGLGNDPQDGVNMIITGWGNTSQGGTSSEILQVAQVPVVDRATCDDQIPATVTTRMFCAGFDAGGVDTCQGDSGGPAVSTRTGRQAGITSFGYGCAQPNSPGVYTRIGNINIRTYIMMMTGV, from the exons ATGGATAagtttactgtttttattgtgCTTTTTATGGCGTTTTACACCAAAG ATGTTTGGTGTAAAAGTCTCAATGAAACTGATGCTGGTGATGACAACAAAATCGTCGGTGGTACCGATGCAGATATTACAACGTATCCTTACCAAGCGTACCTGGTGTTGGATGATGGCAGAGATCAGTATGAGTGTGGTGGTTCTATCATCAGCGAGTTTTATGTTTTGACGGCTGCTCATTGTCTTCTCTCAGTCAG agtTCAAACAGTCTACGTAAGAATCGGCAGTACTAATAAAAACAGCGGAGGAACGCAATACACTTCAACTACTTTTTACACCCATCCTCAATACAATACCAGGACTTACGATTATGACGTTGCTATTATACAAATCGATGAAGGAATGGATCTAGACGGGTTTTATGCTAGAGCTATAACTCTTGTTGGATTAGGCAATGACCCGCAAGATGGGGTCAATATGATTATTACTGGATGGGGTAATACTAGT CAAGGTGGAACATCAAGCGAGATACTGCAAGTAGCACAAGTACCGGTGGTAGACAGAGCGACCTGTGATGATCAAATCCCAGCCACTGTTACGACTAGAATGTTCTGCGCCGGATTCGACGCAGGCGGTGTTGATACCTGCCAG GGTGACTCCGGTGGCCCAGCAGTTTCAACTCGCACTGGGAGACAAGCAGGCATCACTTCCTTCGGATATGGATGTGCTCAGCCAAACAGCCCTGGAGTCTACACTCGCATCGGCAACATTAACATCAGAACATACATCATGATGATGACTGGAGTTTAA